One Emys orbicularis isolate rEmyOrb1 chromosome 20, rEmyOrb1.hap1, whole genome shotgun sequence genomic window, CTTGCTTAGCGAGTGATTTGAGTGAGTCTTCATCCAGGCCAAAGCACTGGCAGTACTGCCTCATGTTCTCCACCAAGATGTTGACATCGCACTTAACCGAGAGAAATGGGAGAGGAACAGCAGCGAGAGCGCACGACTTCAAGGCTTGTTTCCAGATTTGTTCCTGCAGGACTTTCTGTTTCTGTTTCAAGATTTCTTCAGAGGTGTTGGGCAGGGCACAGATGAGAACATGTCTCCTGTGAGCGTCGAGTTCATTCGCCAAAACCTCCTGCAGTCGGGGAAAATCGTACTTGTCAAAGTCCCATCTCGACACCAGGAAAACCTGTGGGGAGATGATCCCTGCTCTTTGTAGCTGCTCCATGCAGTCACTTTTGATTGCCTCTAGAGTTTTCTCCTCTTTGAAATCTCTTTTCCTTTGTTCATTAGCCAAGTCCACATCCACCTTGGAGCGAACAAAGTAAAACTTCTTCCCCATCCTGCTGATTTCTTTGGCAAGGTTGGTGTCAGCTTCTGTGAAGCGCCCGGCTGCGACAATGATGAAGAAATCATACTGATCAAAGTTCATGTCCCTCAGGTATGTTTCTGTTGGGCAATTCGTTGTTCCGATCCCAGGTAGGTCCCACAGAATCACATTTGGGTGCTTGGGATGGGAATAAGGagtctttttcttttctgtcagcCCAGTCTCAGCTGCACCACTGTCATCATCATTCAAGCTTCTTATGGCATTGATGAAGGAGGACTTCCCAGAGCCCGTGTTCCCTGTGATGGCGATGTTGATCTTGATATTTGTTAACAACTCATCAGACTTCTTCACCACAGAAAAGGCTCTCGAGAGGTTCCCAGCTTTCACAGCAGTCTGGAATTCTTCAGTTTCCTCCTCCGACAGACCGGGCAATTTACTgctccattttgaaaacaaacCAGTCCAGTGAGTTTTTGAATCTTCCACTATCCTGGGAAGCGAAACACAAATTCCCGTCAGGGCTAGGGGGTTCCCACTCCCCATGGACTATTTACTAACCCACAGTCAGTAGAGTCAGCGTCATAGAGACATTgaattgaaggccagaagagaccccaCAGATTACCTTGTTTGATCTGCTGTATGTCAcaggcacacacagcccccagcacccacacactaaacctaaCAACTAAAGTGAGACCCAAAGCATTGCCGCCCTCAGGAGACCAaattattgtgtgccacaggAAGGAAAGAAGAGGCACCGAGCTGCACCAGTGCCCGGGGTCACTGGAGTAGCAAGGAAATGGTTATGTGCAAGAGACCAGCAAAAAGAGATGTTCTTGTATCCATGTAAACAGACTCATGGGGCTGGCAGGAAAGGAGCGACTGGTCACAatgtgcaataaataaataaaataatctagAGTTTAAATAAACTGTTTAGAATTCCCAAAGGAGAAAGGGAAGCAGGGACCCAGGTGGAGGATGAGGAGGACTAGGGGATGAGGCCGGAGTTCCAGCGCTTTTGTTGGGGCCCCAAATTGGCCAGAGCCCCTGGGCACGGACCCCGTCAGCCCATATGGTAATCCACCACTGGTGCTGAAGATGGCATTCAACATCAAATGGGGCCTTTTCAAATTTCCTGTCATGCCTTTTGGATTCTGTGGTGCCCCTGGCACGTTCCAAAGGCTGatggattttaaaaataccaaagGGGGATTTCTTACCGACTGCTCTTGTGGGCTTCAGTGGCCCTGAATGTCTCGGTCTTGT contains:
- the LOC135892576 gene encoding interferon-inducible GTPase 5-like; the encoded protein is MGSGNPLALTGICVSLPRIVEDSKTHWTGLFSKWSSKLPGLSEEETEEFQTAVKAGNLSRAFSVVKKSDELLTNIKINIAITGNTGSGKSSFINAIRSLNDDDSGAAETGLTEKKKTPYSHPKHPNVILWDLPGIGTTNCPTETYLRDMNFDQYDFFIIVAAGRFTEADTNLAKEISRMGKKFYFVRSKVDVDLANEQRKRDFKEEKTLEAIKSDCMEQLQRAGIISPQVFLVSRWDFDKYDFPRLQEVLANELDAHRRHVLICALPNTSEEILKQKQKVLQEQIWKQALKSCALAAVPLPFLSVKCDVNILVENMRQYCQCFGLDEDSLKSLAKQVGKSVAELKSVIKSALAKDITRDEALKQLSEATGDMMKTKYFISVVPLIGTGIAAKRSYSVTYEMLRRFLGEVAEDAQRVLKKALEGAGNNQ